The Engystomops pustulosus chromosome 1, aEngPut4.maternal, whole genome shotgun sequence genome has a window encoding:
- the POP5 gene encoding ribonuclease P/MRP protein subunit POP5 — protein sequence MRLKCRYFLCELVLEDPRWRHSISHSSVLHAVRDAVSKLHGSFGDAACNLGLSIKYLNAYTGIIFLRCRKAFHQLLGSSLPFITSLENRGQRYSCFFNTLHIGGTIRTCQKFLIEYNRKQLAVLLKNCSDPENKDAIQKSIASCSLEVEESEFSVDDYMN from the exons ATGCGGCTGAAGTGTAG ATACTTCCTGTGTGAGTTGGTGCTGGAGGATCCGCGCTGGAGGCATAGTATCTCGCACTCCAGTGTGTTGCACGCCGTGAGGGATGCGGTGAGCAAGCTGCACGGGTCATTCGGGGATGCAGCCTGCAATCTGGGGCTGTCCA TCAAATATCTAAATGCTTACACTGGCATCATATTCTTGCGCTGTCGGAAAGCATTTCACCAGCTTCTGGGTTCATCTCTTCCCTTTATTACCAGTCTTGAGAACAGAGGTCAGCGGTATTCATGCTTTTTTAACACATTACATATTGGAG GCACAATACGCACATGTCAGAAATTCCTCATTGAGTACAACAGAAAACAATTAGCAGTGTTATTGAAGAATTGCTCAGATCCCG AGAACAAAGATGCCATCCAGAAGTCTATAGCAAGTTGTTCTCTAGAGGTGGAAGAATCAGAGTTCTCAGTTGATGACTACATGAACTAG